One Rubinisphaera margarita DNA window includes the following coding sequences:
- a CDS encoding DUF1559 domain-containing protein, producing the protein MRLSSPSLRRAFTLIELLVVIAIIAILVALLLPAVQQAREAARRSSCKNNLKQIGLAMHNYHDVYSCFPMGMNPQFYGPFVAILPNIEQAGLQDLYNFDEYYTDPSNLDAINHQIAIYLCPTMTLPRAVPDLSCNEPGAPGSYGGSLGTTSSAEDGMFSGYTGYAAPKCRRFRDVTDGTSNSIMIGEFNYQLKDYLWSAFSCPARAGEIRHGAHRWAPGYPGVGLGDTGGDFNVHTYANGAGTWRSDHDGGAQFTLADGSVRFIGDSISAETLDNLAAIADGEVIGEF; encoded by the coding sequence ATGAGACTTTCGTCTCCCTCCCTGCGTCGCGCTTTCACTTTGATTGAGCTGCTGGTGGTGATCGCCATCATTGCGATTCTGGTCGCCCTTCTGCTCCCCGCCGTCCAGCAGGCCCGCGAAGCCGCCCGTCGATCGAGCTGCAAGAACAACCTGAAGCAGATCGGCCTGGCGATGCACAACTACCACGACGTCTACAGCTGTTTTCCGATGGGGATGAACCCTCAGTTCTACGGCCCGTTCGTCGCCATCCTCCCGAACATCGAGCAGGCCGGCCTGCAGGACCTGTACAACTTCGACGAGTATTACACCGATCCGTCGAATCTGGATGCGATCAATCATCAGATCGCCATCTATCTCTGCCCGACCATGACCCTGCCACGTGCTGTTCCAGATCTGAGCTGCAACGAACCGGGTGCTCCCGGCAGTTACGGCGGATCTCTCGGAACGACCAGTTCCGCCGAAGATGGAATGTTCTCAGGCTACACCGGCTACGCGGCACCGAAGTGCCGCCGGTTCCGCGATGTGACCGACGGAACCTCGAACAGCATTATGATCGGCGAGTTCAACTATCAGTTGAAGGATTACCTCTGGAGTGCCTTCAGCTGTCCGGCTCGCGCGGGGGAAATTCGCCACGGAGCCCATCGCTGGGCTCCGGGTTATCCGGGTGTCGGACTCGGTGACACCGGCGGAGACTTCAACGTCCACACCTATGCCAACGGAGCCGGAACCTGGCGAAGCGATCACGACGGCGGAGCTCAGTTCACTCTGGCCGACGGCTCGGTTCGGTTCATCGGCGACAGCATCAGCGCCGAAACGCTCGACAATCTCGCCGCGATCGCCGATGGCGAAGTGATCGGCGAATTCTAA
- a CDS encoding PP2C family protein-serine/threonine phosphatase — protein sequence MKQPHYLENWLRSACRQLVEPGVQLEFVADVAETDAAKSQPRLTGEVAWQREFRLGAARQGALRIRVDHSVALQESFLTLCHFGEHLAHVAEEQSERHPVELMRLDAEHGNSRAAEQPGQELIDRTLSSIVEMSGYRGAACFLLDGSGRQLSLKSYRHQSLEPILRAERLLEESPFDLQAFSTGTTPCRRDDPVAREWLPANVDTGLCLPLKVRTGAVGTVWVYDRRRRGLHDRDYHLIQSLVSQLGKSLEEQLLQIQSSTHRRLKAELRLAASTQPTGHLHYANPDVGLEAYGCCLSRYELGGDLCEICPLPGDRLFVAVGDASGNSLPAAMVMTAVRGALYALLQRFQSQPEVEFAPAQFVGELNGMLARLTEANQFMSFICGIIDPGQRTFTYCNAGHPQPIHLSEGRLEYLHSSGLLMGIDGDVIYSQNQVTLNSDDVLVIYSDGVSEALNESNRLFRQDGIAEAALSSESQSARGIFEAIWSGMHTHLDRDHSSDDATTLVIKL from the coding sequence ATGAAACAACCTCATTATCTCGAGAACTGGCTACGCAGTGCCTGCCGGCAACTGGTTGAGCCCGGCGTCCAGCTGGAGTTCGTTGCGGACGTCGCTGAAACGGACGCGGCAAAGAGTCAGCCGCGTTTGACCGGAGAAGTCGCCTGGCAGCGGGAGTTCCGGCTGGGAGCTGCCCGTCAGGGGGCTTTGCGAATTCGAGTCGATCATTCGGTTGCTCTCCAGGAGAGCTTTCTAACGCTCTGTCATTTTGGCGAACATCTCGCTCATGTTGCCGAGGAGCAGTCCGAACGACATCCGGTCGAGTTGATGCGGCTCGACGCTGAGCACGGCAATTCGAGAGCTGCGGAACAGCCGGGACAGGAACTCATCGACCGGACGCTCTCCTCGATCGTGGAAATGAGCGGGTATCGAGGAGCCGCGTGCTTCCTGCTTGACGGCAGCGGGCGGCAGTTGAGTCTGAAGTCCTATCGGCATCAATCACTCGAGCCGATCCTACGTGCCGAGCGACTGCTTGAAGAATCTCCCTTTGATCTTCAGGCTTTCAGCACCGGAACCACGCCCTGTCGCCGCGACGACCCTGTGGCCCGGGAATGGCTGCCCGCCAATGTGGATACGGGGCTCTGTCTGCCGTTGAAAGTTCGCACCGGAGCTGTGGGGACGGTCTGGGTTTACGACAGACGCCGCCGTGGTCTTCACGATCGGGATTATCATCTGATTCAGTCTCTGGTTTCGCAGCTCGGCAAATCGCTGGAAGAACAACTGCTGCAAATTCAGTCGTCGACTCATCGTCGGCTCAAAGCAGAGTTGCGTCTCGCGGCGTCGACACAACCAACCGGTCACCTTCATTACGCGAATCCCGACGTCGGCCTCGAAGCCTACGGCTGCTGTCTGAGTCGATACGAACTCGGTGGTGATCTGTGTGAGATCTGTCCTCTCCCGGGCGACCGGCTTTTTGTAGCCGTGGGGGATGCTTCGGGAAACAGCCTCCCGGCTGCCATGGTCATGACAGCCGTCCGCGGGGCGCTGTACGCGCTGCTTCAGCGATTCCAGTCTCAGCCAGAGGTCGAGTTCGCACCGGCTCAATTTGTTGGGGAACTCAATGGAATGCTCGCCCGCCTGACCGAAGCCAACCAGTTCATGAGTTTCATCTGCGGAATCATCGATCCCGGTCAGCGGACATTCACCTACTGCAACGCCGGCCATCCACAGCCGATCCATCTGAGTGAGGGACGTCTGGAGTATCTCCACTCGAGTGGGCTCCTGATGGGCATCGATGGAGACGTGATCTACTCGCAGAATCAAGTGACGTTGAATTCCGACGACGTGCTCGTCATCTATTCCGATGGAGTCAGCGAAGCTCTGAACGAATCGAACCGGCTCTTTCGGCAGGACGGAATTGCGGAAGCGGCTCTGTCTTCAGAGTCTCAGTCGGCGCGGGGAATCTTCGAGGCAATCTGGTCCGGGATGCACACTCATCTCGATCGCGATCACAGCAGCGATGATGCGACGACCCTG
- the hemP gene encoding hemin uptake protein HemP — translation MEDQTPPPKTQTASSAPPTSIVIPFAQLSQGSREVIIEHEGQVYRLRLTRNGKLILNK, via the coding sequence ATGGAAGACCAGACCCCACCTCCGAAGACGCAGACGGCTTCGTCTGCTCCTCCCACCTCGATTGTGATTCCCTTCGCGCAGCTCTCGCAGGGATCTCGAGAAGTGATCATTGAGCATGAAGGACAGGTGTATCGGTTGCGGCTGACCCGCAATGGAAAGCTGATCCTCAACAAGTAG
- the pdxA gene encoding 4-hydroxythreonine-4-phosphate dehydrogenase PdxA, producing MPPSDQNIDVKPVPRLAITMGDPAGIGPELCLQLLNREDVALRCQPLMFGDPALLRRVSDRLTRERGPQFQLSAPILSWAELQNGEQLDSGPAVIDLTLPETAEIPPGEVSAAAGRAAFHYLDRAIDACLQGFTSAVVTGPLHKEALHAAGYHYPGHTEILAEKTQAEPIVMMLTSPEITCSLVTTHIGYRDVIEELTTERICETIQLTHDAMQRMRGRAPRLTVCGLNPHAGEHGLFGQQEEERIIQPAIDWARERRFEITGPLPPDTAFVPRKREQTDAYICMYHDQGLIPLKALSFDDAVNVTLGLPIVRTSVDHGTAFDIAWQGIAEVNSLVQAVDLAILLQSNPASGS from the coding sequence ATGCCTCCTTCTGATCAGAACATCGACGTCAAACCTGTTCCACGCCTGGCGATCACGATGGGAGATCCAGCGGGGATTGGTCCGGAGCTCTGTTTGCAACTGCTGAATCGTGAAGATGTTGCTCTCCGCTGCCAGCCTCTGATGTTCGGAGATCCCGCTCTGCTGAGACGTGTCAGTGATCGGTTAACACGGGAGCGCGGGCCACAGTTTCAACTGAGTGCCCCGATTCTCAGCTGGGCAGAATTGCAGAACGGGGAGCAGCTTGATTCCGGCCCTGCGGTAATTGATCTGACGCTTCCCGAGACTGCGGAGATTCCTCCGGGAGAAGTTTCAGCGGCGGCTGGTCGGGCCGCTTTCCATTATCTGGATCGGGCGATCGATGCCTGTCTGCAAGGCTTCACGTCTGCAGTTGTTACGGGGCCACTGCACAAGGAGGCTCTGCACGCGGCGGGATACCATTACCCCGGCCATACCGAAATCCTCGCCGAGAAAACGCAGGCCGAGCCGATCGTGATGATGCTCACCAGTCCGGAAATCACCTGCAGTCTGGTGACGACGCACATCGGCTATCGCGATGTCATCGAGGAACTCACAACGGAACGGATTTGCGAAACGATTCAACTGACTCACGATGCGATGCAGCGGATGCGAGGCCGGGCACCACGACTAACCGTTTGCGGTCTCAATCCGCACGCCGGCGAACATGGCCTGTTCGGGCAGCAGGAAGAAGAACGGATCATTCAACCTGCGATCGACTGGGCTCGCGAACGCAGGTTCGAGATCACCGGACCACTCCCGCCCGATACCGCGTTCGTTCCACGAAAACGCGAACAGACCGACGCCTACATCTGCATGTATCACGACCAGGGGCTGATTCCCTTGAAAGCCCTTTCGTTCGACGACGCTGTGAATGTCACCCTCGGACTCCCGATCGTCCGGACGTCCGTCGATCACGGGACCGCATTCGACATCGCCTGGCAGGGCATTGCCGAGGTGAACAGCCTGGTACAGGCCGTCGATCTGGCCATTCTTCTGCAGAGTAATCCGGCTTCCGGATCCTGA